The Methylomagnum ishizawai genome has a window encoding:
- a CDS encoding linear amide C-N hydrolase — protein sequence MTAKQLSVLVLSASLSLGLLDQAATACSRILLNTDHGHVVGRTMDLYIPDHPKLVAYPRGIARDGAVTDGNGVRWVSKYGSVVVNSLGIATSDGMNEKGFVANLLYLHDSQYETRDTRPGVANAMVLQYLLDVSATVAEALAELDKVQIVSVKAAGREWPLHISISDATGDSAVIEFVNGAKVVHRGKDSSVMTNEPPLDWQLNNLKKYRYFGGTEPLPGDIDPASRFVRASAFLKTIPAPKDIREALAEVYSIVKTVSVPLGAENTSAGVHSEDTWPTLWTTLADAGDRLYFFQASGSPNMFWIDLGKINFAKGMPIKQVSGEEISLVGEVSSKLKPIKNKHHRKPV from the coding sequence ATGACCGCCAAACAACTTTCCGTCCTGGTCCTTTCCGCAAGCTTGAGCCTTGGCTTGCTGGACCAAGCAGCCACGGCTTGCTCGCGCATCCTGCTCAACACGGACCATGGCCATGTCGTAGGCCGCACCATGGACCTTTACATACCGGACCATCCCAAGCTCGTGGCCTATCCCCGGGGCATTGCCAGGGATGGGGCCGTTACCGATGGCAACGGGGTGCGCTGGGTCTCGAAATACGGCAGCGTGGTGGTGAATTCTTTAGGGATAGCCACCTCCGATGGCATGAACGAAAAGGGGTTCGTGGCGAACCTCCTTTATCTGCATGACTCCCAATACGAAACCAGGGATACCCGCCCCGGCGTGGCCAATGCCATGGTGCTTCAATACCTCTTGGATGTTTCCGCCACGGTTGCCGAGGCCTTGGCGGAGTTGGACAAAGTCCAAATCGTCTCGGTGAAGGCGGCGGGGCGGGAATGGCCGCTGCACATCTCCATTTCCGACGCCACCGGCGATTCCGCCGTCATCGAGTTCGTCAACGGGGCCAAGGTGGTGCATCGCGGCAAGGATTCGTCCGTCATGACCAATGAGCCGCCTTTGGATTGGCAACTGAACAATCTTAAAAAATACAGGTATTTCGGCGGGACCGAACCCCTGCCCGGCGACATCGACCCCGCCAGCCGCTTTGTCCGCGCCTCGGCCTTTTTGAAAACAATACCCGCGCCCAAGGATATCCGGGAGGCTTTGGCCGAGGTCTACAGCATTGTCAAAACGGTCTCGGTTCCGCTCGGTGCCGAAAATACATCGGCGGGAGTCCATTCCGAAGATACTTGGCCCACCTTGTGGACCACATTGGCGGACGCGGGCGACCGGCTCTACTTCTTCCAGGCTTCCGGTTCCCCGAATATGTTCTGGATCGACCTCGGCAAAATCAATTTCGCCAAGGGTATGCCCATCAAGCAGGTTTCCGGGGAGGAGATTTCGTTGGTGGGCGAGGTTTCCAGCAAGTTAAAGCCGATTAAGAATAAACATCATCGGAAACCGGTTTGA
- the ssb gene encoding single-stranded DNA-binding protein — protein MASRGINKVILIGNLGRDPEVRYMPNGEAVANVTIATSDSWKDPQGNTQERTEWHNVVFYRKLAEIVGQYLKKGGKVYVEGSLRTRKWQDKNGQDRYTTEIIANEMQMLDRAGGGGGMGGGGGDPGPWSEATPPTATRDRDSERYAPPPQTTTGSPAPQRPPAPPAGGGMDDFDDDIPF, from the coding sequence ATGGCCTCTCGCGGCATCAACAAAGTCATCCTCATCGGCAATCTGGGCCGAGACCCCGAAGTCCGCTACATGCCCAACGGCGAAGCCGTGGCCAACGTCACCATCGCCACCAGCGACTCTTGGAAAGACCCGCAAGGCAACACCCAAGAGCGCACCGAATGGCATAACGTGGTGTTCTATCGCAAGCTGGCGGAAATCGTCGGCCAATACCTGAAGAAAGGCGGCAAGGTCTACGTCGAAGGCAGCCTCCGCACCCGCAAATGGCAGGATAAGAACGGCCAGGACCGCTACACCACCGAAATCATCGCCAACGAAATGCAGATGCTCGACCGCGCCGGTGGCGGCGGCGGCATGGGCGGAGGCGGCGGAGACCCCGGCCCCTGGTCGGAAGCGACACCGCCCACCGCCACCCGCGACCGCGATTCCGAACGCTACGCCCCGCCGCCCCAGACCACGACGGGTTCCCCGGCACCCCAACGCCCGCCCGCGCCACCGGCGGGCGGCGGCATGGATGATTTCGACGACGATATCCCGTTCTAG